Proteins from one Listeria innocua genomic window:
- a CDS encoding Imm63 family immunity protein has product MDKAKQIYLDFKREAIFLDLDFPLFLGNGPGCGELCMDYSEQDGYMLYGYERGERNSEFKTTDFEEFKYEVFLHICWYMGMEFELRHRKEDIKRDDNILETDTRKIAFEKTLQLLKTVNPAWIDKAAQGYTAYLNLWRKNQNVYFDKTTMEFKVNL; this is encoded by the coding sequence ATGGACAAGGCTAAGCAGATATATTTGGATTTTAAACGAGAAGCTATATTTTTAGATCTCGATTTCCCTTTATTCTTAGGTAATGGTCCAGGGTGCGGTGAACTTTGTATGGATTATAGCGAACAAGATGGCTATATGCTTTACGGTTATGAACGCGGCGAACGAAACAGTGAATTCAAAACAACTGATTTTGAAGAGTTTAAATATGAAGTTTTTCTGCATATTTGTTGGTATATGGGGATGGAATTTGAACTGCGCCATCGTAAAGAAGACATCAAACGCGACGATAACATCCTTGAAACGGATACCCGTAAAATCGCTTTTGAAAAAACATTGCAGTTATTAAAAACAGTAAACCCAGCTTGGATTGATAAGGCTGCGCAAGGTTACACAGCGTATTTGAACTTATGGCGGAAAAATCAAAACGTTTATTTCGATAAAACGACCATGGAATTCAAAGTAAATCTCTAA
- the rplA gene encoding 50S ribosomal protein L1, whose protein sequence is MAKKGKKYQDALKQIDANKVYTAEEAVELAKKIDFAKFDATVEVAFRLGVDPKKADQQIRGAVVLPNGTGKTQRVLVFAKGEKAKEAEAAGADYVGESEFVEKINQGWFEFDVIVATPDMMGEVGKLGRVLGPKGLMPNPKTGTVTMDVTKAVNEIKAGKVEYRVDKAGNVHAAIGKVSFDAAKLVENFRTVNDVLQKAKPAAAKGTYVKNLSVTTTFGPGIKVDPASL, encoded by the coding sequence ATGGCTAAGAAAGGCAAAAAGTATCAAGATGCTTTAAAACAAATTGATGCAAACAAAGTTTACACTGCAGAAGAAGCAGTAGAACTTGCTAAAAAAATTGACTTCGCTAAATTCGATGCAACTGTTGAAGTAGCATTCCGTCTTGGCGTTGACCCTAAAAAAGCGGACCAACAAATCCGTGGTGCTGTTGTATTACCAAACGGTACTGGTAAAACTCAACGCGTATTAGTATTCGCAAAAGGTGAAAAAGCTAAAGAAGCTGAGGCTGCTGGAGCTGATTACGTTGGTGAATCTGAATTCGTTGAAAAAATCAACCAAGGTTGGTTTGAATTTGACGTTATCGTTGCTACACCTGACATGATGGGTGAAGTTGGTAAATTAGGCCGTGTCCTTGGACCAAAAGGTTTAATGCCAAACCCTAAAACTGGTACAGTAACTATGGACGTAACTAAAGCAGTTAACGAAATTAAAGCTGGTAAAGTAGAATACCGTGTTGATAAAGCTGGTAACGTACACGCTGCAATCGGTAAAGTATCTTTTGATGCTGCTAAACTAGTAGAAAACTTCCGTACTGTGAATGACGTTCTACAAAAAGCAAAACCTGCTGCTGCGAAAGGTACTTACGTGAAAAATCTTTCCGTAACAACTACTTTCGGACCTGGAATCAAAGTCGACCCAGCTAGCTTATAA
- the rplJ gene encoding 50S ribosomal protein L10 yields the protein MSKVLEAKQSAVEEIKTKLSASASTVIVDYRGLNVGEITDLRKQLRDAGIEFKVYKNSLTRRAVEANGYEGLEGALTGPNAIAFSNEDVVAPAKILNDFAKDHEALEIKAGVIEGKVASLEEIKALATLPSREGLLSMLCNVLQAPVRGLAIATKAVADQKEGQEA from the coding sequence ATGAGTAAAGTTCTTGAAGCTAAACAAAGTGCAGTTGAAGAAATTAAAACTAAATTATCAGCTAGTGCGTCTACAGTAATTGTTGATTACCGCGGCTTAAACGTTGGCGAAATCACTGACTTACGTAAACAATTGCGTGATGCTGGTATTGAATTTAAAGTCTACAAAAACTCACTAACTCGCCGTGCTGTTGAAGCTAACGGTTACGAAGGTTTAGAAGGAGCTCTAACTGGTCCTAACGCAATCGCATTCAGTAATGAAGACGTAGTTGCGCCTGCGAAAATCCTTAACGATTTCGCTAAAGATCACGAAGCACTAGAAATCAAAGCCGGTGTTATTGAAGGTAAAGTTGCTTCTCTTGAAGAAATTAAAGCACTTGCAACACTTCCATCACGCGAAGGATTGCTATCTATGCTTTGCAACGTACTTCAAGCTCCAGTTCGCGGTCTTGCTATCGCTACTAAAGCTGTTGCTGACCAAAAAGAAGGACAAGAAGCATAA
- the rplK gene encoding 50S ribosomal protein L11 — protein MAKKVIKEVKLQIPAGKANPAPPVGPALGQAGVNIMGFCKEFNARTADQAGLIIPVVITVFEDRSFTFITKTPPAAVLLKKAAKVEKGSGEPNKTKVASVTRAQVQEIAETKMPDLNAANVESAMLMVEGTARSMGITIQD, from the coding sequence GTGGCAAAAAAAGTGATTAAAGAAGTTAAACTTCAAATTCCAGCAGGTAAAGCAAATCCTGCACCTCCAGTTGGACCTGCATTAGGTCAAGCTGGCGTAAACATCATGGGATTCTGTAAAGAGTTTAATGCTCGCACAGCCGATCAAGCTGGTCTTATTATTCCTGTTGTGATCACTGTATTTGAAGACCGTTCGTTTACGTTCATCACTAAAACTCCACCAGCAGCTGTATTACTTAAAAAAGCAGCTAAAGTGGAAAAAGGATCCGGTGAACCAAACAAAACAAAAGTTGCATCTGTAACTCGCGCTCAAGTACAGGAAATTGCTGAAACAAAAATGCCAGACCTTAACGCTGCAAATGTTGAATCTGCAATGCTAATGGTTGAAGGTACTGCACGTTCTATGGGTATCACTATCCAAGACTAA
- the rplL gene encoding 50S ribosomal protein L7/L12 encodes MALNIEEIIASVKEASVLELNDLVKAIEEEFGVTAAAPVAVAAAGGGAAEQTEFTVELASAGDSKIKVIKVVREITGLGLKEAKELVDNAPKALKEGVAKDEAEEIKAKLEEVGANVEVK; translated from the coding sequence ATGGCTTTAAACATTGAAGAAATCATTGCTTCCGTAAAAGAAGCATCTGTATTAGAACTTAACGATTTAGTAAAAGCAATCGAAGAAGAATTTGGCGTAACTGCTGCTGCTCCTGTAGCTGTAGCTGCTGCTGGTGGCGGTGCTGCTGAGCAAACTGAATTCACTGTAGAACTAGCTTCTGCTGGAGATTCTAAAATCAAAGTAATCAAAGTGGTTCGTGAAATCACTGGTCTTGGCTTAAAAGAAGCTAAAGAATTAGTTGACAACGCTCCTAAAGCTCTTAAAGAAGGCGTTGCTAAAGACGAAGCTGAAGAAATCAAAGCTAAACTTGAAGAAGTTGGCGCTAACGTAGAAGTTAAGTAA
- a CDS encoding class I SAM-dependent methyltransferase — protein MTNNHYYTNDETIKHNRKTWQVMLKGFNMSFTSDNGVFSKNTVDFGSKLLIESFELETKIGKILDVGCGYGPMGLTVAKAFPDSQIEMVDVNLRALELAKENAEINKITNTHIYESSVYDNVTANDYQAIISNPPIRAGKRIVHAILEGAYDHLRETGELWIVIQKKQGGPSAEKKMEEVFGNVETVARDKGYFIFRSVKN, from the coding sequence TTGACTAACAATCATTACTACACAAACGACGAAACAATTAAACATAACCGAAAAACATGGCAAGTGATGTTAAAAGGTTTTAATATGAGTTTTACAAGTGACAATGGCGTGTTTTCCAAAAATACGGTCGATTTTGGTTCGAAATTATTGATTGAATCTTTTGAGTTAGAAACGAAAATAGGGAAAATCTTGGATGTTGGTTGTGGTTATGGTCCGATGGGGTTAACGGTAGCGAAAGCGTTCCCTGATAGCCAAATTGAAATGGTAGATGTTAATTTGCGCGCACTGGAACTTGCGAAAGAAAATGCGGAAATCAATAAAATTACGAACACGCATATCTATGAAAGTTCGGTTTATGATAACGTAACTGCGAACGATTACCAAGCGATTATTAGTAATCCGCCAATTCGTGCAGGGAAAAGAATAGTTCACGCGATTTTAGAAGGTGCTTACGATCACTTGCGAGAAACCGGAGAACTCTGGATTGTTATTCAAAAGAAACAAGGCGGTCCATCTGCTGAAAAGAAAATGGAAGAAGTTTTCGGTAACGTTGAAACAGTGGCGAGAGATAAAGGGTATTTTATTTTTAGAAGCGTTAAAAACTAA
- the rpoB gene encoding DNA-directed RNA polymerase subunit beta, with protein sequence MSGHSGHDVKYGRHRTRRSFARISEVLELPNLIEIQTASYQWFLDEGLREMFRDISPIEDFAGNLSLEFIDYDLGEPKYSVEESKNRDANYAAPLRVKLRLINKETGEVKDQEVFMGDFPLMTEMGTFIINGAERVIVSQLVRSPGVYFNGKLDKNGKKGFGSTVIPNRGAWLEYETDAKDVVHVRIDRTRKLPVTVLLRALGFGSDQEIIDLIGDNDYLRNTLEKDNTDNAEKALLEIYERLRPGEPPTVDNARSLLVSRFFDPKRYDLASVGRYKINKKLHLKNRLFNQTLAETLVDPETGEIIASKGDILDRRNLDQIIPNLENGVGFRTLRPTDGVMEDSVLVQSIKIYAPNDDEKEINIIGNAYIEENVKHITPSDIISSISYFFNLLHGVGDTDDIDHLGNRRLRSVGELLQNQFRIGLSRMERVVRERMSIQDMTTITPQQLINIRPVVASIKEFFGSSQLSQFMDQTNPLGELTHKRRLSALGPGGLTRERAGYEVRDVHYSHYGRMCPIETPEGPNIGLINSLSSFAKVNKFGFIETPYRRVDPETNRVTDKIDYLTADEEDNYVVAQANSKLDEQGTFTEEEVMARFRSENLAVEKERIDYMDVSPKQVVSVATACIPFLENDDSNRALMGANMQRQAVPLMHPEAPFVGTGMEHVSAKDSGAAVTAKHDGIVEHVEAREIWVRRVSLVDGKEVTGGIDKYTLRKFVRSNQGTCYNQRPNVAEGDRVVKGEILGNGPSMDSGELALGRNVLVAFMTWDGYNYEDAIIMSERLVKDDVYTSIHIEEFESEARDTKLGPEEMTRDIPNVGEDALRDLDERGIIRVGAEVKDNDLLVGKVTPKGVTELTAEERLLHAIFGEKAREVRDTSLRVPHGGGGIVLDVKIFTREAGDELPPGVNQLVRVYIVQKRKIHEGDKMAGRHGNKGVISRILPEEDMPFMPDGTPVDIMLNPLGVPSRMNIGQVLELHLGMAARALGIHVATPVFDGANEEDVWSTVEEAGMARDAKTVLYDGRSGEAFDNRISVGVMYMIKLAHMVDDKLHARSTGPYSLVTQQPLGGKAQFGGQRFGEMEVWALEAYGAAYTLQEILTIKSDDVVGRVKTYEAIVKGESVPEPGVPESFKVLIKELQSLGMDVKMLSADEEEIEMRDMDDDDFTNQNDAFNIVQPENAATEKTE encoded by the coding sequence TTGTCAGGACATTCAGGACATGATGTAAAATATGGACGGCATCGTACGCGTAGAAGTTTTGCGCGAATCAGTGAAGTACTTGAATTACCAAACTTAATTGAGATTCAAACAGCTTCTTACCAATGGTTCTTAGATGAAGGGCTACGTGAGATGTTCCGCGATATTTCGCCAATTGAGGATTTTGCGGGTAATTTATCTTTAGAATTCATTGATTACGATCTTGGAGAACCGAAATACTCGGTAGAAGAATCTAAGAACCGTGATGCAAACTATGCGGCTCCACTACGCGTGAAGTTGCGCCTAATCAACAAAGAAACCGGCGAAGTAAAAGACCAAGAAGTATTTATGGGTGATTTCCCACTAATGACTGAAATGGGTACGTTCATTATTAATGGGGCAGAACGTGTTATCGTTTCCCAATTAGTTCGTTCTCCAGGTGTTTACTTCAATGGAAAACTAGACAAAAATGGTAAAAAAGGCTTTGGTTCTACTGTCATCCCTAACCGTGGGGCTTGGCTTGAGTATGAAACAGATGCTAAAGACGTTGTACACGTTCGTATTGACCGTACACGTAAATTACCAGTAACTGTTTTACTTCGTGCACTAGGCTTTGGTTCCGATCAAGAAATTATTGATTTAATCGGGGACAATGACTACTTGCGCAACACGCTTGAAAAAGACAACACTGACAATGCTGAAAAAGCACTTCTAGAAATTTACGAAAGATTACGTCCGGGTGAACCCCCAACAGTTGATAACGCTAGAAGCTTACTAGTTTCTCGTTTCTTTGATCCAAAACGCTACGATCTTGCAAGCGTTGGACGTTATAAAATCAACAAAAAATTACATCTGAAAAACCGTCTATTCAACCAAACATTAGCAGAAACTTTAGTGGATCCAGAAACTGGTGAAATTATCGCTTCTAAAGGTGACATTTTGGATCGTCGTAATTTAGATCAAATTATTCCTAATTTAGAAAACGGTGTAGGTTTCCGCACACTTCGTCCAACTGATGGAGTTATGGAAGATAGCGTACTCGTTCAATCTATTAAAATCTATGCACCAAATGATGACGAAAAAGAAATCAACATCATTGGTAACGCGTATATTGAAGAAAATGTAAAACACATCACGCCTTCTGATATTATTTCATCCATTAGCTACTTCTTTAACTTGCTACATGGTGTTGGCGATACAGATGACATCGATCACCTAGGTAATCGTCGTCTTCGTTCTGTTGGTGAACTTTTACAAAACCAATTCCGTATCGGTTTATCCCGTATGGAACGTGTAGTTCGTGAGCGTATGTCTATTCAAGATATGACTACAATTACACCACAACAATTGATTAATATTCGCCCAGTAGTTGCTTCTATTAAAGAATTCTTTGGTAGCTCGCAGTTATCCCAGTTCATGGATCAAACAAATCCACTTGGCGAACTTACGCATAAACGTCGTCTTTCAGCGCTTGGACCTGGTGGTTTGACGCGTGAACGTGCTGGTTATGAAGTACGTGACGTGCATTACTCTCACTATGGCCGTATGTGTCCGATTGAAACGCCAGAGGGACCGAACATTGGTTTGATCAACTCCCTTTCTTCCTTTGCGAAGGTAAATAAATTCGGCTTTATCGAAACGCCTTACCGCCGCGTAGATCCTGAAACAAACCGTGTTACTGATAAGATTGATTATCTAACTGCGGATGAAGAGGATAATTACGTTGTAGCGCAAGCGAACTCGAAATTAGACGAACAAGGTACTTTCACAGAAGAAGAAGTTATGGCTCGTTTCCGTTCAGAAAACTTAGCGGTAGAAAAAGAACGTATTGACTACATGGACGTATCGCCTAAACAGGTTGTATCTGTTGCGACTGCATGTATTCCGTTCCTTGAAAACGATGATAGTAACCGTGCGCTAATGGGAGCGAACATGCAACGTCAAGCGGTTCCTCTTATGCACCCTGAAGCTCCATTTGTTGGAACAGGTATGGAACACGTATCTGCAAAAGACTCTGGTGCAGCTGTAACTGCCAAACATGACGGTATTGTAGAACACGTTGAAGCTCGCGAAATCTGGGTTCGTCGTGTATCTCTAGTGGATGGCAAAGAAGTAACTGGCGGAATTGATAAATATACATTACGTAAATTTGTTCGTTCTAACCAAGGTACTTGTTATAACCAACGTCCAAACGTAGCAGAAGGTGACCGCGTTGTTAAAGGAGAAATCCTTGGTAACGGTCCATCAATGGATTCCGGTGAACTTGCTCTTGGTCGTAACGTACTAGTTGCGTTCATGACTTGGGATGGTTATAACTACGAGGATGCGATCATCATGAGTGAACGTCTTGTAAAAGATGACGTTTATACTTCGATTCATATTGAAGAATTTGAATCAGAAGCTCGTGATACAAAACTCGGACCTGAAGAAATGACTCGTGATATTCCAAATGTTGGGGAAGACGCTTTACGCGACCTTGACGAACGTGGAATTATCCGTGTCGGTGCTGAAGTAAAAGACAACGACCTTCTAGTTGGTAAAGTAACACCAAAAGGAGTTACTGAATTAACTGCAGAAGAACGTTTATTACACGCTATCTTTGGTGAAAAAGCACGTGAAGTTCGTGATACTTCATTACGTGTACCTCATGGCGGCGGTGGAATCGTGCTTGACGTGAAGATCTTTACACGTGAAGCTGGCGACGAACTACCACCTGGTGTAAACCAATTAGTACGTGTTTATATTGTACAAAAACGTAAAATCCACGAAGGCGATAAAATGGCCGGACGTCACGGTAACAAAGGGGTTATCTCCCGTATTTTACCTGAAGAAGATATGCCATTTATGCCAGACGGAACACCTGTTGACATCATGCTTAACCCACTTGGGGTACCATCTCGTATGAATATCGGACAAGTACTTGAGCTACACTTAGGTATGGCTGCTCGTGCTTTAGGAATTCACGTTGCAACTCCAGTATTTGATGGAGCGAATGAAGAAGATGTATGGAGCACTGTGGAAGAAGCCGGTATGGCCCGCGATGCGAAAACAGTTCTTTACGACGGACGTTCTGGTGAAGCATTTGATAACCGTATCTCTGTAGGTGTAATGTACATGATCAAACTTGCCCACATGGTTGATGATAAACTTCATGCGCGTTCAACTGGACCTTACTCTCTAGTAACGCAACAACCGCTTGGTGGTAAAGCACAATTTGGTGGACAACGTTTTGGGGAAATGGAAGTATGGGCACTTGAAGCATATGGTGCCGCTTATACACTTCAAGAAATCCTAACGATTAAATCCGATGACGTGGTTGGTCGTGTGAAAACTTACGAAGCGATTGTTAAAGGCGAAAGCGTTCCAGAACCTGGTGTGCCAGAATCCTTCAAAGTACTCATCAAAGAGCTTCAAAGTCTTGGAATGGACGTTAAAATGCTTTCCGCAGACGAAGAAGAAATCGAGATGCGTGACATGGATGATGACGACTTTACTAATCAAAATGATGCCTTCAATATCGTACAACCGGAAAATGCAGCCACTGAAAAGACTGAGTAA